The genomic interval AAGCTGGTATTGCGGAAGCCGGGATCGTTGACGTCGGGGCTGATCGAGGCGGTGCGGCTGGTCGGGCCGAGCACGCCGATGACGAAGCGCGGCTTGTCCGGGGTGAGCGCCTCGACCGCGTCGCAGCAGTCGCGCGCGACCCGCGCACCGGCCTTGTTGAGTTCGTAGACCAGGTGTTCCAGGTGATAGTCGGCCTGGCTGATCGAGGTGGCATTGAAGGTATTGGTTTCCAGCAGGTCGGCGCCGGCGTCGAGGTAGGCGCGGTGGATGCCGGCGATCACCTCGGGCCGCGACAGCAGCAGCAGGTCGTTGTTGCCCTTCAGGTCGTGGCCCTGCGGCGCATGGTCGCAGCCGGGGCCGTGCACGTGCGCGCTGTCGTAGCCGGCGGCGAAGCGCTCGCCGCGGTAGTCGGCTTCCTGCAGGTCGTGGCGCTGGATCATGGTGCCCATCGCACCGTCGATGATCAGGATGCGTTCGGCCAGCGCCTGCAGCAGCTTCTGCGTGCGCTGCGGATGCAGCCAGGCGACTTGGGTCCGAGAAGAAACGTCAGAGATGGTCATGCGCCTGCTCCTGCTTTTGCCTTTGCGATTCCCGAATCCCCATTCCCGATTCCCGGCTTCACCGCAATCAACGAAATCACCTCGAAATGCGGCGGTCGCTTCTCGCGGGTCACGGTTTCCAGGCTGGACACGTCCAGCCCGGCCTTGTCCACGAACTTGCGCAGCTCCTTGGAGGCGAAGCCCAGGTTGACGTGGCCGTAGGCCTGCACCGCGGCCTTGTGTTCGTGGCGGGCGAGGCTGCATAGCAGCAGGCGTCCGCCGGGGCGCAGCACCCGCGCCGATTCGGCCACGGCCTGCGCCGGCTTGGCCGCGTAGGTCAGCGCGTGCATCATCACCACCAGGTCGAAGCTGGCGTCGGCGAACGGCAACGCGTGCATGTCGCCTTCGCGCACTTCCACATTGCCGAGCCGGCGCAGGCGTTCGCTGGCCGCGGCCACCACCCGCGCGCTGGTGTCGATGCACACGTAGCAGCGCGCATGCGGCGCCACCAGTTCGGCCAGCACGCCGTCGCCGGAGGCGATGTCGAGCACGTCGCCGGTTTCCAGCAGCGGCAACGCGGTGCGCGCCAGCGCTTCCCAGGTGCGCCCGGGCGAGTAGTGGCGTTCCATGTCGCCGGCCACCGAATCGGCCCAGTTCTGGTCGGCGGCGCGATTGGCCAGCACCGCGGCCACGCGCTCGGCGTCCTGGCGCAGCAGCGGATCGTCGCTGCCGGTACTCAGCGCCAGCCACAATGCGCGCTGCGCCGGGTCCAGCTGCGCCTCGTCGAAGCGGTAGTAGGCCGACACGCCGGCGCGGCGGTCGCGCACCAGGCCAGCCTCCTTCAGCTTGGCCAGGTGGGTGGACACGCGCGGTTGCGCCAGCCGGGTGATCGCCGACAGCTCGGCCACGGTCAGCTCTTCCTGCTCCAGCAAGGCCAGCAGGCGCACGCGGGTCGCATCGGCGAACACTTTCAGCCGGGTCGACCAGTCCTCCAGATCCATAATATCTTCCTATCGCGATATAGAGATATTTTGGTCCTGTGGGCCGGCCGGGTCAAGTCGTGCACACGCCAGCGTATGGTCTGGGTGGCTACAATGGCGCACCAGACAGCCCGGGAGGGGTTCTACGTGGATTTCAGCTTTACTGAAGAGCAATTGATGATCCAGGACGTGGCGCGACGCATCGCCCAGGAACGGATCGCCCCCAGCGCCGAGCATCACGACCGTACCGGCGAGTTCCCGCTGGACAACATCCGCCTGCTCGGCGAGAACGGCCTGATGGGCATCGAGGTGCCGGAGGAATACGGCGGCGCCGGCATGGACCCGATCGCCTACGTGCTGGCGATGGTCGAGATCGCCGCCGGCGACGCCGCCCATTCGACCATCGTGTCGGTCAACAATTCGCTGTTCTGCGCCGGCATCCTGAAGAACGGCAACGAGGCGCAGAAACAGAAATACGTGCGTGCGATCGCCGACGGCAGCCACATCGGCGCGTTCGCGCTGACCGAACCGCAGTCCGGCTCCGACGCCACCGCGATGCGTTGCCGGGCGGTGCGCCAGGACGACGGCAGCTTCGTGATCAATGGCAAGAAGAGCTGGATCACCTCCGGCCCGGTCGCCAAGTACATCGTGCTGTTCGCGGTCACCGATCCGGAGCAGGGGGCGCGCGGCATCACCGCGTTCCTGATCGACACCGACAAGCCCGGCTTCCATCGCGGCAAGACCGAGCCCAAGCTCGGCATCCGCGCCTCGGCCACCTGCGAGATCGAATTCCAGGACTACGTGGCGAGTCCGGACGAGGTGCTGGGCGCGCCGGGCGAGGGCTTCAAGATCGCGATGAGTGTGCTCGACGCCGGCCGCATCGGCATCGCCTCGCAGGCGATCGGCATCGCCCGCGCCGCCTACCAGGCGACCCTGGACTACGTGAAGGAGCGCAAGGCGTTCGGCTCGCCGATCGGCGCGTTCCAGATGACCCAGGCCAAGATCGCCGACATGAAGTGCAAGCTCGACGCGGCGCTGCTGCTGACGCTGCGCGCGGCATGGGTGAAGGGGCAGGGCCAGCGCTTCACCACCGAGGCCTCGGTGGCCAAGCTGACCGCGTCCGAAGCGGCGATGTGGATCACCCACCAGGCGGTGCAGATCCATGGCGGCATGGGCTATTCGAAGGAAATGCCGCTGGAGCGTTACTTCCGCGATGCCAAGATCACCGAGATCTACGAGGGCACCAGCGAAATCCAGCGGCTGGTCATCGCCCGCAACGAAACCGGGTTGCGGTGAGGCCGGGATTGGGGAGTCGGGATTGGGGATTCGCCAATTCCTGACCCCATGAGGGACACGCAGAAGCGGCCGCAAGGCCGCTTTTTTTGCAGGGAGGGTGGGCAGGTTCAAGTGGACTGCATCGGGGCGGAAACCCTGCGACGGCGCCAAATCCCTGCACTAGGACTCGTGCCCCGAGCCGTCTTGCCGAACTCCAGCCAAAAAAAGCGGCCTTGCGGCCGCTTTTTTTGGCGATGAGGAGTGGGGATGCGTGAAGCGGGGAAATCGAATCCCGAATCCCCAATCCCGGCACCTCACCGATCCGGCTGGTTCCGGTTCTGCCCTTCCTGCTGGATCGCCACGTATTCCTTCGACGGTTCGTCCAGCTTGTCGCCGAGCATGCGCCGCACCACCACGAAGAACAGCGGAATGAACAGCACGCCGAGCACGGTGGCGAACACCATGCCGCCGATCACGCCGGTGCCGATCGAGTGGCGCGCGTTGGCGCCGGCGCCGGTGGAGATCGCCATCGGCAGCACGCCGAGGATGAACGCGAACGAGGTCATCAGGATCGGACGGAAGCGCAGGTGCGCCGCCTCGGTGGCCGCTTCGCGCAGGGTCTTGCCCGCCGCACGCTGCTCCACCGCGAACTCCACGATCAGGATCGCGTTCTTCGCCGCCAGGCCGATCACCGTGATCATGCCGATCTTGAAGTAGATGTCGTTCGGCAGGCCGCGCAGCAGCGAGAAGGTGATCGCGCCGAGCACGCCGATCGGCACCACCAGCAACACCGAAACCGGGATCGACCAGCTCTCGTACAGCGCCGCCAGGCACAGGAACACCACCACGATCGACAGCACCAGCAGCAGCGTGGCGCTGTTGCCGGCGATGATCTCCTGGTACGACATGCCGCTCCAGTCGAAGCCGAAGCCCGGCGGCAGGTCGTTGTTGACGATCTCCTCCATCGCGCTCATGGCTTGGCCGGAGCTGCCGCCCGGGGCCGGGTTGCCGACCACGTTGACCGCCGAATAGCCGTTGTAGCGGCTCAGCGACGGCGAGCTGTAGATCCAGTTCGACTTCACCACCGTGCTCAGCGGGATCATCTGCGGCAGGCCGTCGCTGTCGGTGGCGCTGCTGCTGGGCACGTAGAAGTTGCGCAGCGACTCCGGACCGGTGCGGAACGGCGCGTCGGCCTGCATGTTGACGCGCTTGATGCGGCCTTCGTAGAAGAAGTCGTTGACGTACACCGGCGCCAGCATCATCTGGATCGACTGGTAGATGTCGCTGACCGACAGGCCCATCGACTGCGCCTGTACCCGGTCCACGCTCAGCTGCAGCTGCGGCGCGTTCTCCAGGCCGTTGGGGCGCACCCCGGCCAGCGCATCCTGGCGCGCGGCGGCCTTGCCGAGCAGGATGTTGCGGGCCTGGGTCAGCGCTTCCTCGCCGGCGCCGGTGCGGTCCTGCAGCCACATGTCGAAGCCGCCGAACTGGCCCAGGCCGTTCACCGTGGGCAGGTTGACCACGAAGATCTGCGCGCCCTTGATGCCGTAGAACATCCCGTTCAACTGCTGGATCAGGTCGGTAGCGGTGACGTCGCGGTCGGCCCACGGCTTGAGCCGGATGAAGCCCATGCCGACGTTTTCGCCGCGGCCCAGGAAGCTGAAGCCAGCCACCTGCAGCATGCCTTCCACGGCCGGCTGGTTTGCGAGCACGCCGCGCATCTGCGCGAACACCTCGTTGGTGCGGCCGACCGTGGCGCCCGGCGGCAACTGCACGATCGCCAGCGCGAAGCCCTGGTCTTCCTCGGGCAGGAAGCTACCCGGCATGCGCGTGAACAGGAACCCGCACAGCACCACCAGCAACGCGAACACCGCCATCCAGCGCGGCGCGCGGCGGATGGTGCCGCCGACCGCGCCGACGTAGCGGTTCGCCAGCTTGTCGTAGTACTTGTTGAAGTTGCGGTACACCCAGTTCGGGTTCTCGTTGTGGGTGGCCTTCAGGAAGGCAGCGCACAGCGCCGGGGTGAAGCTCAGCGCCAGGAACGCCGAGAACGCCATCGCCATGGCGATGGTGATCGCGAACTGCTTGTAGATCGCGCCGGCCGCGCCGGGCTGCATCGCCGAGGGGATGAACACCGCCGCCAGCACCACGGTGATCGCCACCACCGCGCCGGTGATCTGGGTCATCGCCTTCTGCGTGGCCGCCTTCGGCGCCAGGTGCTCTTCGGACATGATGCGTTCGACGTTCTCGATCACCACGATCGCGTCGTCGACCACGATGCCGATCGCCAGCACCATCGCGAACAGGGTCAGCTGGTTGATGGTGAAGCCGATCACCCACATGCCCAGGAACGTGCCCAGCAGCGCCACCGGAATGACCAGGGTGGGGATGATGGTGGCGCGGAAGTTCTGCAGGAACACCAGCATCACCAGGAACACCAGCACGATCGCCTCGGCCAGGGTCTTGACCACTTCCTCGATCGAGATCCGCACGAAGGTGGTGCTCTCGTACGGGGTGAACCAGCTCACGCCCTGCGGGAAGCTCGGCTGCAGCTCGTCCATCTTGGCC from Xanthomonas sp. DAR 34887 carries:
- a CDS encoding acyl-CoA dehydrogenase family protein, producing MDFSFTEEQLMIQDVARRIAQERIAPSAEHHDRTGEFPLDNIRLLGENGLMGIEVPEEYGGAGMDPIAYVLAMVEIAAGDAAHSTIVSVNNSLFCAGILKNGNEAQKQKYVRAIADGSHIGAFALTEPQSGSDATAMRCRAVRQDDGSFVINGKKSWITSGPVAKYIVLFAVTDPEQGARGITAFLIDTDKPGFHRGKTEPKLGIRASATCEIEFQDYVASPDEVLGAPGEGFKIAMSVLDAGRIGIASQAIGIARAAYQATLDYVKERKAFGSPIGAFQMTQAKIADMKCKLDAALLLTLRAAWVKGQGQRFTTEASVAKLTASEAAMWITHQAVQIHGGMGYSKEMPLERYFRDAKITEIYEGTSEIQRLVIARNETGLR
- a CDS encoding ArsR/SmtB family transcription factor — encoded protein: MDLEDWSTRLKVFADATRVRLLALLEQEELTVAELSAITRLAQPRVSTHLAKLKEAGLVRDRRAGVSAYYRFDEAQLDPAQRALWLALSTGSDDPLLRQDAERVAAVLANRAADQNWADSVAGDMERHYSPGRTWEALARTALPLLETGDVLDIASGDGVLAELVAPHARCYVCIDTSARVVAAASERLRRLGNVEVREGDMHALPFADASFDLVVMMHALTYAAKPAQAVAESARVLRPGGRLLLCSLARHEHKAAVQAYGHVNLGFASKELRKFVDKAGLDVSSLETVTREKRPPHFEVISLIAVKPGIGNGDSGIAKAKAGAGA
- a CDS encoding multidrug efflux RND transporter permease subunit, producing MPKFFIEHPVFAWVVAILISLSGVIAILNLGVESYPSIAPPQVTVTATYPGASADTTERSVTQVIEQQLTGIDHLLYFSSSSSSSGTATVTLTFETGTNADIAQVQVQNKVSLATPRLPSEVTAQGVVVAKANAGFLSVIALRSENPSIDRSALNDIVGSRVLEQISRVPGVGSTQQFGAEYAMDIWLNPEKLQGYHLSPSQVYNAISAQNVQFAAGSIGSDPAPSGQSFTATVTAEGRFSSPEQFENIILRADSNGSVVRLKDVARVAFGPTSFGFDTQYNGKPTGAFAIQLLPGANALSVSEAVKAKMDELQPSFPQGVSWFTPYESTTFVRISIEEVVKTLAEAIVLVFLVMLVFLQNFRATIIPTLVIPVALLGTFLGMWVIGFTINQLTLFAMVLAIGIVVDDAIVVIENVERIMSEEHLAPKAATQKAMTQITGAVVAITVVLAAVFIPSAMQPGAAGAIYKQFAITIAMAMAFSAFLALSFTPALCAAFLKATHNENPNWVYRNFNKYYDKLANRYVGAVGGTIRRAPRWMAVFALLVVLCGFLFTRMPGSFLPEEDQGFALAIVQLPPGATVGRTNEVFAQMRGVLANQPAVEGMLQVAGFSFLGRGENVGMGFIRLKPWADRDVTATDLIQQLNGMFYGIKGAQIFVVNLPTVNGLGQFGGFDMWLQDRTGAGEEALTQARNILLGKAAARQDALAGVRPNGLENAPQLQLSVDRVQAQSMGLSVSDIYQSIQMMLAPVYVNDFFYEGRIKRVNMQADAPFRTGPESLRNFYVPSSSATDSDGLPQMIPLSTVVKSNWIYSSPSLSRYNGYSAVNVVGNPAPGGSSGQAMSAMEEIVNNDLPPGFGFDWSGMSYQEIIAGNSATLLLVLSIVVVFLCLAALYESWSIPVSVLLVVPIGVLGAITFSLLRGLPNDIYFKIGMITVIGLAAKNAILIVEFAVEQRAAGKTLREAATEAAHLRFRPILMTSFAFILGVLPMAISTGAGANARHSIGTGVIGGMVFATVLGVLFIPLFFVVVRRMLGDKLDEPSKEYVAIQQEGQNRNQPDR